In Candidatus Bathyarchaeota archaeon, a genomic segment contains:
- a CDS encoding 3-isopropylmalate dehydratase large subunit, with protein sequence MNMNIFEKILARASGKKEVTPGEIVEANIDMAMIHDLTGPLTLDSFKKIGASKVWDPKRIVIIFDHLIPASTIRAATHQKNLREFAREQGIRSLYDIGQGGVCHQVFHERGYARPGELIVGADSHTCTYGALGAFATGIGSTEMAAVFTTGKMWFKVPKAIKICVRGKLRKYTTPKDLILKIIGDLGEGGAIYKGLEFTGQTFKEMSIDGRLTVCNMVVEAGAKAGIVPPDNKTIAYVRARTRGTFKPVLSDEGARYEDVLEYDVSSLQPLVACPPTVDNVRPASELQNVIIDQVFIGSCTNGRIEDLRLAASILKGRRISEGVRMIISPASQEIYKECLREGLLRIFTEAGAVVTNATCGPCLGGHMGLLAPGEVCISTSNRNFVGRMGSPQSKVYLANPATAAASGVTGHITDPNELRRR encoded by the coding sequence CTGAACATGAATATCTTCGAGAAAATACTGGCCAGAGCCTCGGGGAAGAAAGAAGTCACCCCGGGAGAGATAGTCGAAGCCAACATAGATATGGCTATGATTCATGACCTGACAGGACCCTTAACATTGGATTCCTTCAAAAAAATAGGCGCCTCAAAAGTATGGGATCCAAAGAGAATAGTCATAATCTTCGACCACCTGATTCCAGCAAGCACAATAAGGGCGGCGACCCACCAGAAGAACCTCAGAGAATTTGCAAGGGAGCAAGGAATCAGAAGCCTATACGATATCGGACAAGGAGGAGTATGCCACCAAGTATTCCATGAGAGAGGCTACGCAAGGCCGGGAGAACTAATAGTCGGTGCAGACTCACATACATGCACCTACGGAGCACTCGGTGCCTTCGCCACCGGAATAGGTTCAACTGAAATGGCCGCAGTCTTCACTACGGGAAAGATGTGGTTCAAGGTTCCCAAAGCCATAAAGATATGTGTAAGAGGGAAACTTAGAAAGTACACAACTCCAAAAGACCTCATACTCAAAATAATAGGAGACCTAGGAGAAGGAGGAGCGATCTATAAAGGATTAGAGTTTACGGGACAAACATTTAAAGAAATGAGTATCGACGGTAGACTGACAGTATGCAACATGGTTGTTGAAGCAGGGGCAAAGGCAGGCATCGTCCCACCAGACAACAAGACAATAGCCTACGTCAGAGCAAGAACAAGAGGAACATTCAAACCGGTCTTAAGCGATGAAGGGGCAAGATATGAAGACGTATTGGAGTACGATGTGTCGAGTCTCCAGCCTCTCGTGGCATGCCCACCAACCGTTGACAATGTTAGGCCAGCCTCTGAGCTACAAAATGTGATTATAGACCAAGTGTTTATAGGTTCATGTACGAACGGCAGAATAGAGGATCTCCGGCTAGCCGCTTCAATCCTGAAAGGTAGAAGAATAAGTGAAGGTGTAAGAATGATAATCAGCCCAGCATCCCAGGAAATATATAAGGAATGCCTCAGAGAGGGGCTGCTAAGAATATTTACAGAAGCTGGGGCGGTAGTCACAAACGCAACCTGCGGTCCATGCCTTGGAGGGCACATGGGACTACTGGCTCCAGGGGAAGTTTGCATAAGTACCTCAAACAGAAACTTCGTCGGTAGAATGGGAAGCCCACAATCAAAAGTCTACCTAGCCAACCCAGCAACCGCAGCTGCCTCTGGAGTAACCGGCCACATAACAGATCCAAATGAGTTGAGGAGGAGATGA
- the ilvC gene encoding ketol-acid reductoisomerase — protein sequence MAKIYHDQDADMKYLEGKTIAVLGYGNQGRAQALTFRDSGVNVIVGLRPGGKSWKLAEQEGFTPMTVDEASKKGDIIHMLFPDLEQPTVYKQQIEPNLKEGKTLSCSHAYNIHFKQIIPPKNVDVVMVAPKSPGSRLREIYKEGFGVPSLIAVYQNVSGKAKETVLAMAKALGSTKAGVIETTFKEEAETDIIGEQIVLGGGSMELVKKGFEVLVEAGYQPELAYFEVANELKLMVDLMYEGGLTRMMKMISHTAQYGSLTVGPKVIDEHVKDNMRKVVKFVQSGEFAKEWSGDPKKSMEKLNSLMQELEAHPIEKVGKIIRQMAGIEKGATGY from the coding sequence ATGGCGAAGATATATCATGACCAGGATGCAGATATGAAGTATCTTGAGGGCAAGACAATTGCTGTATTAGGGTATGGAAATCAGGGCCGAGCCCAAGCCTTAACCTTCAGAGATTCGGGTGTGAACGTAATTGTCGGTTTGAGGCCAGGCGGCAAATCTTGGAAGCTCGCCGAACAGGAAGGCTTCACACCTATGACGGTGGATGAAGCTTCAAAGAAGGGCGACATAATACATATGCTCTTTCCAGATCTCGAACAGCCAACCGTATACAAGCAACAGATAGAGCCAAACCTCAAGGAAGGAAAGACACTGAGCTGCTCACATGCCTACAACATACATTTCAAACAAATAATCCCACCAAAGAATGTCGACGTAGTCATGGTTGCCCCAAAGAGCCCAGGATCTCGGCTCAGAGAGATCTACAAGGAAGGTTTTGGTGTACCCTCATTGATAGCCGTCTACCAGAATGTTTCAGGGAAGGCAAAGGAGACTGTGTTGGCGATGGCCAAGGCCCTAGGATCCACAAAGGCAGGAGTCATCGAGACAACATTCAAGGAGGAAGCTGAAACCGATATAATCGGCGAACAGATAGTCTTGGGTGGAGGTTCCATGGAGCTAGTCAAGAAAGGATTCGAAGTTTTGGTTGAGGCGGGCTATCAACCGGAACTTGCATACTTCGAAGTTGCAAACGAGCTGAAACTTATGGTGGACCTAATGTATGAGGGTGGATTGACCAGAATGATGAAGATGATATCGCACACAGCCCAGTACGGTAGCCTCACGGTAGGCCCCAAGGTGATCGATGAGCATGTCAAGGATAATATGCGTAAGGTTGTGAAGTTTGTTCAGAGCGGCGAATTTGCCAAGGAGTGGAGCGGTGACCCGAAGAAGAGTATGGAGAAGCTGAATAGTCTGATGCAGGAGCTTGAAGCCCACCCCATCGAGAAGGTTGGTAAGATTATTAGACAGATGGCTGGAATAGAGAAGGGCGCAACGGGTTACTGA
- the ilvN gene encoding acetolactate synthase small subunit, translating to MPKTFIISALVEHKPGVLYKVSNMFWRRGFNIESVAIGTAEQEDLARMTITIKGEEKDAEQLVSQLEKLIDVLKAARLDPQKAVIRELALIKLNASDPKIRSDIFHYVEVFRGRIVDVSPTSAIVEIVGSKDKIDAFINLTRDFGLMEVARTGETALIRGPESVRIDV from the coding sequence ATGCCTAAAACATTTATTATATCAGCTCTAGTCGAACATAAACCCGGCGTCCTATACAAGGTCTCTAACATGTTTTGGAGAAGAGGATTCAATATAGAGAGTGTTGCAATAGGAACAGCTGAACAAGAGGATCTGGCGAGGATGACCATAACCATTAAGGGTGAGGAGAAAGATGCAGAGCAACTTGTAAGCCAACTTGAAAAACTGATAGACGTTCTAAAGGCTGCGAGACTAGATCCACAGAAAGCAGTGATTAGGGAGTTAGCGCTGATCAAATTGAACGCGTCTGATCCAAAGATAAGATCAGACATATTTCACTATGTTGAAGTTTTCAGAGGTAGAATTGTAGATGTTTCTCCGACATCAGCGATCGTTGAGATAGTTGGATCAAAAGACAAGATAGATGCCTTCATAAATTTGACTAGAGATTTCGGTTTGATGGAGGTTGCAAGGACAGGAGAGACTGCACTTATTAGGGGGCCAGAATCTGTAAGAATAGATGTATGA
- the ilvB gene encoding biosynthetic-type acetolactate synthase large subunit, whose protein sequence is MRMSGAKALVESLEKERVEVIFGLPGGAIMPVYDVLLDSKVRHILVRHEQSAAHMADGYARASRKTGVCMATSGPGATNLITGIATAHLDSSPIVAITGQVSTSQIGLDAFQEADMIGIASPVTKYSFQPRRVEDIPVTVKKAFHIASTGRPGPVLIDLPKDIQMDSAEVEFPMKVEVRGYRTDYKPDPEKIGLAAEILANSERPLILAGGGVILSDASEELQKVAETILAPVATSLMGKGSIPEDHPLSIGIIGMHGSKEANRLIYEADTLLAVGCRFSDRTTGKLDEFCPASKVIHIDIDPAEIGKNRCVDLAIISDAKMALEALYRALTKTLTEKKDTAWSRKLKEMKETNNVKTENSGRDLTPPKILKELRRVLPPEAIVTTEVGQNQMWASLYFKVLKPRTFITSGGFGCMGYGFPASIGAKTAIPNVPVVDVAGDGSFMMTENSLATSVTENIPVTVIILNNRMLGMVAQWQRLFYNRRYSAVSLGDVPDFQKLAEAYGAEGLRIGSVEEFSRAVKESLKSEVTTVIDVPIDPEENVLPMVPAGYSLKDVIG, encoded by the coding sequence ATGAGAATGTCCGGTGCAAAGGCCCTCGTAGAATCTTTGGAGAAAGAAAGAGTAGAAGTAATATTCGGATTGCCTGGAGGAGCCATAATGCCAGTATATGACGTTCTTCTGGACTCAAAAGTTCGGCATATTCTGGTAAGACATGAACAATCAGCTGCGCATATGGCCGATGGTTATGCCAGGGCTTCAAGAAAGACCGGGGTGTGCATGGCAACTTCTGGTCCAGGGGCCACAAACCTCATAACTGGAATAGCAACAGCACACCTGGACTCATCGCCCATAGTCGCCATAACAGGTCAAGTATCAACATCGCAAATAGGTCTAGACGCTTTTCAGGAGGCAGATATGATCGGAATAGCAAGTCCAGTGACCAAATACAGTTTCCAACCACGCAGAGTTGAAGATATACCAGTCACAGTGAAGAAGGCTTTCCACATCGCATCGACAGGTAGACCAGGTCCAGTCTTGATAGACCTTCCAAAAGACATCCAGATGGACTCGGCTGAAGTCGAATTCCCCATGAAGGTTGAGGTTAGAGGTTACAGAACAGATTACAAGCCTGACCCTGAAAAGATAGGATTGGCCGCAGAGATACTGGCAAACTCGGAGAGGCCCCTCATCCTGGCAGGTGGAGGAGTTATACTGTCGGATGCCTCAGAGGAACTGCAGAAAGTCGCAGAGACCATACTAGCCCCAGTCGCAACTTCCCTAATGGGTAAAGGCTCAATTCCAGAAGACCACCCTCTATCAATAGGAATAATCGGTATGCACGGATCAAAGGAGGCGAACCGCCTTATATATGAAGCTGACACACTACTTGCAGTTGGATGTAGATTCAGCGACCGAACCACAGGCAAGCTAGATGAGTTCTGCCCAGCCTCCAAGGTGATACATATAGATATAGATCCAGCGGAGATTGGAAAGAACAGGTGTGTAGACCTAGCGATAATCAGCGATGCAAAGATGGCTTTAGAGGCGCTATACAGAGCCTTGACAAAGACCTTAACTGAAAAGAAGGATACAGCCTGGTCAAGAAAACTTAAGGAAATGAAGGAGACCAATAATGTCAAGACTGAAAATTCCGGCAGAGACCTAACACCTCCAAAAATACTAAAGGAGCTTAGAAGAGTCTTACCTCCAGAAGCCATAGTGACGACCGAGGTAGGTCAAAATCAGATGTGGGCATCCCTATACTTCAAGGTTCTGAAACCTAGAACCTTCATCACCTCAGGAGGCTTCGGATGCATGGGATACGGTTTCCCAGCATCCATAGGTGCAAAGACAGCTATCCCCAATGTTCCAGTCGTAGATGTAGCCGGCGACGGGAGCTTCATGATGACAGAGAACTCCCTAGCCACATCAGTAACTGAAAATATTCCGGTCACAGTCATTATATTGAACAATAGAATGCTTGGAATGGTCGCCCAATGGCAGAGGCTATTCTACAATAGGAGATATTCAGCAGTCAGTTTAGGGGATGTTCCAGACTTCCAAAAGCTGGCTGAAGCATACGGAGCCGAGGGTCTACGTATCGGCTCAGTCGAGGAGTTCTCCAGAGCAGTTAAAGAATCATTGAAAAGCGAGGTCACGACAGTCATAGATGTGCCAATAGATCCTGAGGAGAACGTCCTACCTATGGTCCCAGCAGGATATAGCTTAAAAGATGTTATAGGGTGA